The proteins below are encoded in one region of Bremerella sp. P1:
- a CDS encoding phosphatidate cytidylyltransferase, with product MLKWRLIGAIAIIVPLCGLCWLDYNFNFGRPGIWLLPLVLLLGVMAAEEVLDLLRAKQLRPIGWSCHMGTFIVIAAASLPIWWPSSQVPSQTDQAEATLYALAFGVVLSILGEMRRYEKPGQSMIHLGLTIFSIFYVGGLLSFVVRLRLVQQGTEDGNAYGMLALLSMIVVVKISDIGAYFIGSNFGRTKLVPRLSPGKTLEGTLGGLATSCLGSYLVFEWIGPWMLGGEVASIPFGWLIFALLVSPAGMLGDLAESMFKRDMETKDSSKWLIGLGGVLDVLDSMLLGAPMALLCWEVGIVGPGR from the coding sequence GTGCTCAAGTGGCGATTGATTGGAGCGATTGCCATAATTGTGCCCCTCTGCGGACTTTGTTGGCTCGACTACAACTTTAACTTTGGCCGCCCCGGTATCTGGCTTCTGCCGTTGGTTCTCTTGCTGGGCGTAATGGCAGCGGAAGAAGTTCTCGACCTGTTGCGGGCCAAACAGCTGCGTCCCATTGGCTGGTCGTGTCACATGGGAACGTTCATCGTCATTGCCGCGGCGAGCTTGCCCATCTGGTGGCCGTCGAGTCAGGTCCCTTCGCAAACCGATCAAGCCGAAGCGACGCTGTACGCGCTGGCTTTTGGCGTGGTGCTTTCGATCCTGGGAGAAATGCGCCGCTACGAAAAGCCTGGGCAGTCGATGATCCATTTGGGGCTGACCATCTTTTCGATCTTCTACGTGGGTGGCCTGTTGAGCTTTGTCGTGCGACTGCGTTTGGTTCAGCAAGGGACCGAAGACGGCAACGCGTACGGCATGTTGGCACTTCTGTCGATGATCGTGGTCGTGAAGATATCCGATATCGGTGCCTACTTTATTGGTTCGAACTTCGGACGCACGAAACTTGTCCCCAGGCTATCTCCCGGCAAGACGCTGGAAGGAACCCTCGGCGGACTGGCGACCTCGTGCCTCGGAAGCTACCTGGTGTTCGAGTGGATCGGTCCGTGGATGCTCGGTGGCGAGGTGGCCTCGATCCCCTTCGGTTGGCTGATCTTCGCCCTGCTTGTTTCGCCAGCGGGAATGCTGGGAGACCTGGCGGAATCGATGTTTAAGCGCGACATGGAAACCAAAGACTCAAGCAAGTGGCTCATTGGCCTGGGCGGCGTATTGGACGTGCTCGACTCAATGCTTCTGGGGGCCCCCATGGCTCTGTTGTGCTGGGAAGTCGGTATTGTCGGCCCTGGCCGTTAA
- a CDS encoding isoprenyl transferase, translating to MSKTATTARHPIEDIPRERYPKHIAVIMDGNGRWAQRQGLPRIEGHRRGVHSVRATVEECARLKIDQLTLYCLSSENWKRPQHELDFLMHLLEQYMIEERATIMKQNVRVKIIGRRDGIPDQVQREMDKTIELSAANTGTTLCLAINYGGRAEMVDAVQCIAEGVKQGRLKAEDITEETIAEHLYTSGMPDPDLMIRTAGEMRISNFLLWQISYSELWVTDLCWPEFREETLRDAIESFASRDRRFGGLTNQGPSGVDACSSGD from the coding sequence GTGTCAAAAACGGCTACGACAGCGCGACATCCGATCGAAGACATTCCCCGCGAGCGCTATCCCAAGCACATCGCCGTGATCATGGATGGCAATGGTCGGTGGGCTCAGCGACAAGGGCTGCCCCGTATCGAGGGACACCGGCGTGGCGTTCATTCCGTTCGTGCGACCGTCGAAGAGTGTGCCCGGCTGAAGATCGATCAGCTTACGCTCTACTGCCTTTCCAGCGAGAACTGGAAGCGTCCTCAGCACGAGCTCGACTTTCTGATGCACTTGCTCGAGCAGTACATGATCGAAGAACGCGCGACGATCATGAAGCAGAACGTCCGCGTGAAGATCATCGGTCGCCGGGACGGCATCCCCGACCAGGTCCAACGCGAGATGGACAAAACCATTGAGCTGAGCGCCGCCAACACCGGCACCACGCTGTGCCTGGCAATCAACTATGGTGGTCGTGCTGAAATGGTCGATGCGGTGCAGTGCATCGCCGAAGGAGTCAAACAGGGACGGCTGAAAGCGGAAGACATCACGGAAGAAACGATTGCTGAGCACCTCTACACGAGCGGCATGCCGGATCCCGACCTGATGATTCGCACGGCCGGTGAAATGCGGATTAGCAACTTCTTGCTCTGGCAGATCAGCTATTCCGAGTTGTGGGTCACGGATCTTTGCTGGCCGGAGTTTCGCGAAGAGACACTGCGAGACGCCATCGAAAGCTTTGCCTCGCGTGATCGCCGCTTTGGCGGCCTTACCAACCAAGGGCCTTCAGGAGTTGACGCGTGCTCAAGTGGCGATTGA
- a CDS encoding adenylosuccinate synthase, with protein sequence MAGSCVIGLQWGDEAKGKLVDLLTQQHDIVARFLGGANAGHTVVDGENVYKLHHIPSGILRSEVLNVITAGVVINPPILLGEMDGLTDRGVPIDNLRLSDRSHIIFPWHIAEDRAMNQGTADGENIGTTLRGIGPCYRDKVGRSYAIRLGDMMRPNFKDKVFMICEKKNRTIASMYEDGQFEPLDAAKIYEEFAGYAERMRPFVCDSTDILLNAVDDQKTILFEGAQGALLDVDHGTYPFVTSSNSSGVGASAGAGVPAKHIDQVIGVAKAYSTRVGGGPFPTELHDEIGEKIRKRGNEFGTTTGRPRRTGWFDAVAVRYTARISGIDVLSLMMLDVLATFDELKICVAYELDGEQITRFPSHVDDIRNVKPVYETLPGWKEEITGARSLDDLPENALAYIRRVEELVGFPVGVVSVGPDRKQTIFTSDLLKLATT encoded by the coding sequence GTGGCTGGTTCGTGTGTTATTGGTTTGCAGTGGGGTGACGAGGCCAAAGGGAAACTCGTCGATCTTTTGACCCAGCAACACGATATCGTGGCCCGTTTTTTGGGCGGCGCTAACGCCGGCCATACCGTGGTCGACGGCGAAAACGTCTATAAGCTGCACCATATTCCCAGTGGTATCCTCCGCAGTGAAGTGCTGAACGTGATCACCGCCGGTGTGGTCATCAACCCACCCATCCTGCTAGGCGAGATGGACGGCCTGACCGACCGCGGCGTGCCGATCGACAATTTGCGCCTCAGCGATCGCTCGCACATCATCTTCCCTTGGCACATTGCCGAAGATCGCGCGATGAACCAGGGGACCGCCGACGGTGAGAACATCGGTACCACGCTTCGCGGCATTGGCCCCTGCTACCGCGACAAGGTCGGCCGCAGCTACGCAATCCGCCTTGGCGACATGATGCGACCTAATTTCAAAGACAAGGTCTTCATGATCTGCGAAAAGAAGAATCGCACGATCGCCAGCATGTACGAAGATGGCCAGTTCGAGCCGCTCGATGCTGCCAAGATCTACGAAGAATTCGCCGGCTACGCCGAACGTATGCGTCCTTTCGTGTGCGATTCGACCGACATTCTGCTCAACGCCGTCGACGATCAGAAGACGATCCTGTTCGAGGGTGCTCAGGGCGCACTGTTGGACGTCGACCATGGCACCTATCCGTTTGTGACCAGCAGCAACAGCTCTGGCGTGGGTGCTTCGGCCGGTGCCGGCGTGCCAGCCAAGCATATCGACCAGGTCATCGGCGTTGCCAAAGCCTACAGCACGCGCGTGGGTGGTGGTCCATTCCCGACCGAACTGCACGACGAAATCGGCGAGAAGATTCGTAAGCGTGGCAATGAGTTCGGCACGACCACCGGTCGTCCACGTCGAACCGGCTGGTTCGATGCGGTTGCCGTTCGCTATACGGCTCGCATCAGTGGCATCGACGTCTTGTCGCTCATGATGCTGGATGTTCTGGCGACCTTCGACGAGCTGAAGATCTGCGTGGCGTACGAACTCGATGGCGAGCAAATTACGCGATTCCCGTCGCATGTCGACGACATTCGCAACGTCAAGCCAGTCTACGAAACGCTTCCTGGCTGGAAGGAAGAAATCACCGGGGCTCGTTCGCTGGACGATCTTCCCGAAAACGCGTTGGCCTATATCCGCCGCGTCGAAGAATTGGTCGGGTTCCCGGTCGGTGTCGTCTCGGTCGGCCCGGATCGAAAGCAAACGATCTTCACGTCCGACTTGTTAAAACTGGCGACGACGTAA
- a CDS encoding C25 family cysteine peptidase: MTSILVLALLMATPEPSSTEGFDTLVVCPQAYVAAMRPWFEYRIGQGHRIGVVTEVNSKEQIRTTIRDAAKSGPLKQVLLVGDVVADKSGEVGIPVHYQKAVVNVHFGSEPEIPTDNYYADLDDDQIPDLAVGRFSVGSEEELKTIVAKTIDYESKLQPGDWQRRLHFVAGVGGFGSAVDTMMETITKKFLTDEIPPHFEAVVAQGSWRSIYCPDPREFRDEVVRQLNDGGLFWVYMGHGHVETLDYIRVPNDAYPILTNKDVAALRNETSSPIAIFLSCYTGAFDAPRDCLAEKLLREKGGPVAVFAGSRVTMPYAMSVMGTEMLQQYFDEQQPTLGQLLLNAKREAMKQGGKSGNRKMLDTMAALVSPKPGLLREERLEHMALFNLLGDPLLKLPHASPVEVTAPEVAHPGSSIEIVGKTSLPGKVRVELVCRRDGCVAELSKRATYQPLHEELAQYTKTYLSANDRLWQVVEAQQTDGQFQTQLEIPESCHGPCHVRVWVEGSSQVGLGSQDIAIQPIQVAEGNSETQIGE; the protein is encoded by the coding sequence ATGACTTCAATCCTAGTTCTGGCACTCCTGATGGCCACGCCCGAACCCTCCTCGACCGAGGGCTTCGACACCCTGGTCGTGTGTCCTCAGGCCTACGTCGCGGCCATGCGACCCTGGTTTGAGTACCGCATTGGGCAGGGGCACCGCATCGGCGTGGTGACCGAGGTGAACTCCAAGGAGCAGATCCGCACCACCATCCGAGACGCCGCCAAAAGTGGCCCGCTGAAGCAGGTTCTGCTGGTCGGAGACGTCGTCGCCGACAAGTCAGGCGAGGTGGGTATCCCGGTGCACTACCAGAAAGCGGTGGTGAACGTGCACTTCGGGTCAGAGCCTGAGATCCCGACCGATAACTACTATGCAGATCTCGACGACGATCAGATTCCCGATTTGGCCGTCGGACGGTTTTCGGTCGGTAGCGAAGAAGAGCTGAAAACGATCGTGGCCAAGACGATCGACTACGAATCGAAGCTTCAGCCTGGTGACTGGCAGCGGCGTCTGCATTTTGTAGCCGGCGTTGGCGGCTTTGGCTCGGCCGTCGATACGATGATGGAAACGATCACCAAGAAGTTTCTGACCGACGAAATCCCACCTCACTTCGAGGCCGTCGTGGCCCAGGGAAGCTGGCGCAGTATTTACTGTCCTGACCCGCGGGAGTTTCGCGACGAAGTCGTCCGACAGCTCAACGATGGCGGTCTTTTTTGGGTTTATATGGGGCACGGGCACGTCGAAACGCTCGACTATATCCGCGTTCCCAACGACGCCTATCCGATTTTGACGAACAAGGATGTCGCTGCGCTACGCAATGAAACGTCGAGCCCGATTGCGATCTTTCTGTCGTGCTATACCGGGGCATTCGACGCACCACGTGACTGCCTGGCCGAGAAACTCCTGCGTGAAAAAGGTGGCCCGGTCGCCGTGTTCGCCGGATCGCGCGTAACGATGCCGTACGCGATGAGCGTCATGGGCACCGAGATGCTGCAGCAGTATTTCGACGAGCAACAGCCGACGCTGGGGCAACTACTTCTCAACGCCAAACGCGAAGCAATGAAGCAAGGCGGAAAGTCTGGCAATCGCAAGATGCTCGACACGATGGCCGCATTGGTAAGCCCCAAGCCGGGGCTGCTGCGGGAAGAACGATTGGAGCACATGGCCCTGTTCAACCTGCTGGGTGACCCACTGTTGAAGTTGCCACATGCGTCTCCGGTCGAGGTTACCGCACCTGAGGTCGCCCATCCTGGCTCGTCGATCGAGATCGTCGGGAAGACATCCCTGCCGGGCAAAGTTCGCGTGGAGCTGGTTTGTCGCCGCGATGGGTGTGTCGCTGAGCTTTCCAAGCGGGCAACTTACCAACCGCTGCACGAAGAACTCGCCCAATACACCAAGACCTATCTGTCGGCCAACGACCGCCTATGGCAGGTTGTCGAAGCGCAACAGACCGACGGCCAATTTCAGACGCAGCTCGAGATTCCGGAAAGTTGCCACGGGCCGTGTCACGTCCGTGTGTGGGTCGAAGGATCGTCGCAAGTGGGCCTGGGATCTCAAGATATAGCGATTCAGCCGATTCAGGTCGCCGAAGGCAACTCCGAAACGCAGATCGGGGAATAG
- a CDS encoding PSD1 and planctomycete cytochrome C domain-containing protein: MISLRLTSISRKMLFGAALALLVLAPQVTWAEESSEIDFNRDIRPLLSDRCYACHGPDENHREGGIRFDVAESVLGEADSGETAIVPGKPDESEMIARILSDDESLKMPPPDSNKSLNADEIAKLKQWVAEGAKFQGHWSFEVPQKTDPPQVDIPNWNQREIDQFLGARLKKEGLTPSEPADKLTLIRRVTFTLTGLPPKPEEVDAFLKDESSDAYEKVVDRLLASPQYGEHMARYWLDAARYADTHGLHLDNYREMWMYRDWVIQALNDNKPYDVFLTEQLAGDLLPNPSWEQQVASGFNRCNVTTNEGGSITAEVKMRNVNDRVVTTGTVFMGLTMECTRCHDHKYDPLKQKDFYSMYGFFNSIDGSPMDGNRKDHAPTVYSKEATEELAQLDQQIAQKREEIKTTLAKVEYQDPGPGVDNPEIQPEEVVWIEDGIPGKATVSGDYNWVAKPEPVFSGEKAAKRTVTGNDQAYFNGSDQPFTVYKGDVLFGYVYLDPKNPPKEVMFQWNNGGWDQRAFWGEDLIPYGVTGKTKHRIGDLPETGKWVRLEVPVEKVGLKEGDKVNGWAFTQWDGTVYWDKAGYVTKHGKQPQFKSLQAWTEFAAKTPASLSPENKKVTEILKKEADKRNEGELKELRSYFLEYVCQDTQETFNKLRADLKTMTDRQANLKKSAPTTLVYKEAAKPVPAHILIRGEYDQVGEEVPREVPAFLPPMTEEMPKDRLGLAMWLLDPSHPLTARVAVNRYWQHVFGVGLVKTSEDFGSQGSVPSHPQLLDNLAIEFREGGWDIKQLMKRLVMTSAYRQSSTLTPDLLKKDPENRLLARGPRYRLDAEALRDQALAFSGLLVEKVGGPSVKPPQPDGLWKAVGYSGSNTVQFKADQGPEKVHRRTLYTFIKRTALAPQMSTFDAPNRESCTVRRERTNTPLQALLLMNDPQYVEAAVAMAQRVMDEGGSDPVAKVNFLISLCVLNPDNEVQKKELESLYFDSLTYFQKNPEAAGKLVGKDETPAELAAWAIVCNTLLNLDEVVIQR, from the coding sequence ATGATCTCGCTGCGACTCACGAGCATCTCGCGGAAGATGCTTTTCGGTGCCGCGTTGGCTCTCTTGGTGCTGGCTCCCCAGGTAACCTGGGCAGAAGAGTCTTCGGAAATCGACTTCAATCGAGACATCCGACCTTTGCTCTCCGATCGCTGCTATGCGTGCCACGGACCGGACGAAAACCATCGCGAAGGCGGTATCCGGTTCGACGTCGCGGAAAGTGTTCTCGGCGAAGCTGACTCCGGCGAAACGGCCATTGTGCCTGGCAAGCCGGATGAAAGTGAAATGATCGCGCGGATCCTCAGCGATGACGAGTCGCTGAAGATGCCTCCGCCAGATTCCAATAAGAGCCTGAACGCCGACGAGATCGCCAAGCTCAAGCAGTGGGTCGCCGAAGGGGCCAAGTTCCAAGGGCATTGGTCCTTCGAGGTTCCTCAGAAAACCGATCCACCCCAGGTCGATATTCCCAATTGGAACCAGCGCGAGATCGATCAATTCCTGGGTGCCCGGCTGAAGAAGGAAGGCCTCACACCGAGTGAGCCGGCAGACAAGCTGACGTTGATTCGCCGCGTCACCTTCACGCTGACGGGTCTTCCACCAAAGCCGGAAGAAGTCGACGCGTTTCTGAAGGACGAATCGTCGGACGCCTATGAGAAGGTTGTCGATCGCTTGCTGGCGTCGCCGCAGTACGGCGAGCACATGGCTCGTTATTGGCTAGACGCGGCCCGCTATGCCGACACGCACGGTTTGCACTTGGACAACTACCGCGAGATGTGGATGTATCGCGACTGGGTCATCCAGGCACTTAACGACAACAAGCCGTACGACGTTTTTCTTACCGAACAATTGGCCGGTGACTTATTGCCCAATCCCTCGTGGGAACAACAGGTCGCCTCCGGCTTCAATCGCTGTAACGTGACAACCAACGAAGGTGGTTCGATCACGGCTGAAGTGAAAATGCGAAACGTGAACGATCGCGTGGTCACCACCGGGACCGTCTTCATGGGACTCACCATGGAGTGTACGCGGTGTCACGATCACAAGTACGATCCGCTGAAGCAAAAAGACTTCTACTCGATGTATGGCTTCTTCAACAGCATTGACGGAAGCCCAATGGACGGGAACCGCAAGGACCACGCGCCCACGGTGTACTCGAAGGAAGCGACCGAAGAACTCGCTCAACTCGACCAGCAGATCGCCCAGAAGCGCGAAGAAATCAAAACAACGCTGGCCAAGGTCGAATACCAGGACCCAGGTCCCGGTGTCGATAATCCGGAGATCCAACCGGAAGAAGTCGTTTGGATCGAAGATGGCATCCCCGGTAAAGCTACCGTTAGTGGTGACTACAACTGGGTGGCTAAGCCAGAGCCGGTCTTTAGCGGCGAGAAAGCCGCCAAGCGAACGGTCACCGGAAATGATCAGGCCTACTTCAACGGATCGGATCAGCCGTTCACGGTTTACAAAGGAGACGTGCTGTTTGGCTACGTCTATCTCGACCCCAAGAATCCGCCCAAGGAAGTGATGTTCCAGTGGAACAACGGTGGCTGGGATCAACGAGCGTTCTGGGGCGAAGACCTGATCCCCTACGGCGTCACGGGCAAAACGAAGCATCGTATCGGCGACCTTCCCGAAACGGGCAAGTGGGTTCGCCTGGAAGTGCCGGTCGAAAAGGTCGGCCTGAAGGAAGGGGACAAAGTCAACGGTTGGGCCTTCACCCAGTGGGACGGCACCGTCTACTGGGACAAAGCCGGCTATGTCACCAAGCATGGCAAGCAGCCGCAGTTCAAGTCGCTGCAGGCCTGGACCGAGTTTGCCGCCAAGACGCCTGCTTCGCTCAGTCCGGAGAACAAGAAGGTCACCGAGATCCTGAAGAAGGAAGCCGACAAACGGAACGAAGGCGAACTGAAAGAGCTTCGCAGCTACTTCCTTGAATACGTTTGCCAGGACACGCAAGAGACCTTCAACAAGCTGCGTGCCGACCTGAAAACGATGACCGACCGGCAGGCCAACCTCAAGAAGTCTGCCCCGACGACGCTGGTCTACAAGGAAGCCGCCAAGCCGGTTCCCGCTCATATCTTGATTCGAGGCGAATACGACCAAGTTGGTGAAGAAGTGCCCCGCGAGGTGCCTGCCTTCCTGCCACCGATGACTGAAGAAATGCCCAAAGATCGACTCGGGTTGGCCATGTGGTTGTTGGATCCAAGTCACCCGCTGACAGCACGCGTGGCCGTGAATCGATACTGGCAGCATGTCTTCGGCGTGGGCCTGGTAAAGACCTCCGAGGACTTTGGTTCCCAAGGAAGTGTTCCCAGCCATCCACAGCTGTTGGACAACCTGGCCATCGAGTTCCGTGAGGGGGGATGGGATATCAAGCAGTTGATGAAACGGTTGGTGATGACGTCTGCGTATCGTCAGTCGTCGACCCTGACGCCAGATCTGCTGAAGAAGGATCCCGAAAACCGTTTGCTGGCTCGCGGGCCACGTTATCGCTTGGATGCGGAAGCACTTCGCGATCAAGCGTTGGCGTTCAGTGGTCTTCTGGTCGAAAAGGTCGGCGGTCCTTCGGTTAAGCCACCACAGCCTGATGGGCTTTGGAAGGCGGTCGGTTATTCCGGCAGTAATACCGTGCAGTTCAAAGCGGACCAAGGACCCGAAAAGGTTCACCGTCGTACGCTGTACACGTTCATCAAACGCACGGCACTCGCTCCGCAGATGAGCACCTTCGACGCGCCTAATCGCGAGTCGTGTACCGTGCGTCGTGAACGAACCAACACACCGCTGCAGGCCCTGCTGTTGATGAACGATCCGCAGTATGTCGAAGCGGCGGTCGCGATGGCCCAGCGTGTGATGGATGAAGGGGGATCGGACCCGGTTGCCAAAGTCAACTTCCTGATCTCGCTTTGTGTGCTGAACCCGGACAACGAAGTTCAGAAGAAAGAACTCGAATCGTTGTATTTCGATAGTCTCACCTACTTCCAGAAGAATCCGGAAGCCGCCGGCAAGTTGGTCGGCAAAGATGAGACGCCTGCCGAATTAGCGGCCTGGGCGATTGTCTGCAACACGCTGCTCAATCTCGACGAAGTCGTCATCCAACGCTAA
- a CDS encoding DUF1501 domain-containing protein — protein sequence MDPRNDYIQAITRRHFFQKGALGLGAAALASMTDLPAQAAKLPSSGIGGLPNLPHFAPKAKRAIYLFMAGAPCQMDLFDYKPQMNEWYDKDLPESVRQGQRLTTMTSGQKRFPIAPSKFKFSPYGENGTMISELLPYHGKMVDDISIVKSLHTEAINHDPAITYICTGNQLPGRPSLGSWLSYGLGSMNENLPTFVVMTPNWSGRQQAQALYNRLWGAGFLPSKHSAVTLRKSGDPILFLSNPDGIDSSLRRRMLDSVSKINQETYRLSGDPETQSRISQYEMAFRMQSSVPDLVDLKQETQATLDMYGPDVTKPGTFAASCLLARRMVERDVRFVQIFHRGWDQHGNVAKDLPAQAKDVDQAAWALIQDLKMRGLLDDTLVVWGGEFGRTIYSQGGLSKENYGRDHHPRCFTVWMAGGGVKPGVVHGETDDFSYNIVKDPVHIADLNATILHCLGIDHRKLSIPFQGLDVRLTGVEERHPVKELLL from the coding sequence ATGGATCCTCGCAACGACTATATTCAAGCGATCACCCGCCGGCACTTCTTTCAGAAGGGAGCCCTCGGGCTGGGTGCCGCGGCACTGGCCTCGATGACCGATCTGCCTGCCCAGGCGGCTAAGCTACCCAGTTCCGGAATTGGTGGTCTACCAAACTTGCCGCACTTCGCCCCCAAGGCGAAGCGGGCCATCTATTTGTTCATGGCCGGTGCTCCGTGCCAGATGGACTTGTTCGACTACAAGCCGCAGATGAACGAGTGGTACGACAAGGACCTGCCAGAATCGGTGCGACAAGGTCAACGTTTGACGACGATGACCTCCGGTCAGAAGCGTTTCCCGATCGCTCCCTCGAAGTTCAAGTTTTCGCCTTACGGTGAAAACGGAACGATGATCAGCGAACTGCTGCCGTACCACGGGAAGATGGTCGATGACATCTCGATCGTCAAATCGCTCCATACTGAGGCGATCAATCACGATCCGGCGATCACCTACATCTGCACCGGGAATCAGCTTCCCGGTCGGCCGAGCTTGGGCTCGTGGTTGAGCTACGGCCTCGGTTCGATGAACGAAAACCTGCCGACCTTCGTCGTAATGACGCCAAACTGGAGCGGTCGTCAGCAAGCCCAGGCACTTTACAACCGCCTGTGGGGAGCTGGCTTCCTGCCTTCCAAGCATTCGGCCGTCACCCTGCGAAAGTCGGGCGACCCGATCCTGTTCCTGTCGAATCCCGACGGCATCGATAGCTCGCTTCGCCGCAGGATGCTCGATAGTGTTTCCAAGATCAATCAAGAGACCTACCGCCTTTCGGGCGATCCGGAAACGCAATCGCGGATCTCGCAGTACGAGATGGCGTTCCGCATGCAGTCTTCGGTGCCGGACTTGGTCGATTTGAAGCAGGAAACGCAAGCCACGCTCGATATGTACGGCCCCGATGTCACCAAGCCAGGGACATTCGCTGCCAGTTGTTTGCTGGCTCGCCGCATGGTCGAGCGTGACGTTCGCTTCGTGCAGATCTTCCATCGTGGTTGGGATCAGCATGGCAACGTCGCTAAAGATCTCCCGGCTCAGGCCAAAGACGTTGATCAAGCCGCATGGGCGTTGATTCAAGACTTGAAGATGCGCGGCCTGCTGGACGACACGCTGGTCGTCTGGGGTGGCGAATTCGGTCGTACGATCTACAGCCAAGGCGGCCTGTCGAAGGAGAACTACGGCCGCGATCACCATCCGCGTTGCTTTACCGTCTGGATGGCTGGCGGCGGTGTGAAGCCGGGCGTCGTGCATGGCGAAACGGATGACTTCAGCTACAACATCGTGAAAGATCCGGTTCATATTGCGGACTTGAACGCGACGATCCTGCACTGCTTGGGGATTGATCATCGCAAGCTGTCAATTCCATTCCAAGGTCTCGACGTCCGTCTCACCGGGGTCGAAGAGCGACACCCGGTCAAAGAGTTGCTACTGTAG
- a CDS encoding VOC family protein, which yields MREIIPGTLWIANALQARDIRSTLAPGVTAIIDLAIEEPPISFPRDILYCRFPLLDGTGNSHQMLRACIDTVARLIEANRPTVIACSAGMSRSPIIAAAAIAQIKGLSLETSILKLTKTGPHDVSPALLSEVLEAMPSLSTNQVRLNLIVVRSSAPETTVRFYQSLGLHFTQEQHGKGPLHWASEINGFVMEIYPAKSPEQVDASTSVGLDVSDIKKTIAQLTALEATIVQQPKEFDWGIQAIVKDPDGRSVILVES from the coding sequence ATGCGTGAAATCATTCCCGGCACGCTGTGGATCGCCAACGCCCTTCAAGCACGTGATATCCGATCCACCTTAGCCCCCGGCGTGACGGCGATAATCGACCTGGCTATCGAAGAGCCTCCCATTTCGTTTCCACGGGATATCCTCTACTGCCGCTTTCCGCTACTCGATGGAACCGGCAATTCGCATCAGATGCTCCGAGCATGTATCGATACGGTCGCCAGGCTGATCGAGGCGAACCGGCCGACGGTCATTGCGTGCAGCGCCGGGATGAGCCGTTCCCCGATCATCGCCGCGGCCGCGATCGCACAGATCAAAGGGCTCTCGCTAGAAACCTCGATACTCAAGCTCACCAAGACCGGCCCGCATGATGTTTCGCCGGCACTCTTGAGTGAAGTGCTAGAGGCAATGCCGAGTCTTTCCACCAATCAGGTCCGACTGAACTTGATCGTCGTGCGTTCGAGTGCCCCGGAAACGACGGTGCGGTTCTATCAATCGTTGGGATTGCACTTTACGCAAGAGCAACACGGTAAAGGGCCTCTTCATTGGGCGAGCGAAATCAATGGTTTTGTGATGGAGATTTATCCGGCCAAGTCGCCTGAGCAGGTCGACGCCTCGACAAGCGTTGGCCTGGATGTCTCCGACATCAAGAAAACCATCGCGCAGCTTACCGCTTTAGAAGCGACCATCGTGCAGCAGCCCAAGGAGTTTGACTGGGGAATTCAAGCGATTGTGAAAGATCCAGACGGGCGAAGCGTGATTCTGGTTGAGTCGTAA
- a CDS encoding macro domain-containing protein encodes MPTQIVQGDLLQQEVDVIVNAWNRNIIPWWLLLPQGVSGAIKSKAGYAPFRELATFGPIPLGHAVFTTAGKLPFRGIIHVAGINMLWRASEFSIRQSVQNAIRIAKEKQFQSIAFPILGSGSGGFRQDKALSIMEDELQSLATSLDVTLVEYQKN; translated from the coding sequence ATGCCGACCCAGATTGTACAAGGCGATCTTTTGCAGCAGGAGGTGGATGTCATCGTAAATGCCTGGAATCGCAATATCATTCCGTGGTGGCTACTACTGCCACAAGGAGTTTCGGGAGCGATCAAAAGCAAAGCGGGTTACGCGCCTTTTCGTGAATTGGCAACGTTTGGTCCCATTCCCTTAGGACATGCTGTTTTTACGACCGCAGGCAAGCTGCCCTTTCGCGGTATTATCCATGTCGCCGGCATCAACATGCTGTGGCGGGCTTCGGAGTTTTCGATTCGCCAGAGCGTACAAAACGCGATTCGAATTGCCAAAGAAAAACAGTTTCAATCGATCGCTTTTCCAATCCTCGGAAGCGGTTCCGGCGGTTTTCGCCAAGACAAAGCGTTATCAATCATGGAAGATGAACTGCAGAGTCTTGCCACCTCGTTAGACGTCACTTTGGTTGAGTACCAGAAGAACTGA